The following coding sequences lie in one Pontibacter sp. G13 genomic window:
- a CDS encoding NAD(P)-dependent alcohol dehydrogenase, whose protein sequence is MKVLMQRKYGGPELLALEEVDRPSPKAGEILIRVKAASLNAADWHQMRGDPYFFRLFMGGLSKPRPQVLGRDVAGVIEAIGSGVEGFEVGDEVFGEIEFNHGGSYAEYITTPADSVLLKPANLTFGEAAAMPLAGITAIQTLRNHGQLAPGQSVLINGAAGGVGTFLIQIAKSIGAEVTAVCSERNHAQAIELGADHVIDYRKENFTELDKSYDLIVAVNGYHPIGAYKRSLNPGGRYVLVGGTNAQLFQGMLLGPFVFMGSGKTMEICNAKANVTDLQSLKDLAESGQIVPVIDRTYALVDIQEGLEYLETGHARGKIVIEMG, encoded by the coding sequence ATGAAAGTTCTCATGCAACGCAAATATGGAGGGCCTGAATTGCTCGCCTTGGAAGAAGTGGATCGGCCCAGCCCCAAAGCGGGTGAAATCCTGATCCGGGTCAAGGCAGCCTCCCTCAATGCCGCAGATTGGCACCAGATGCGAGGTGATCCCTATTTTTTTCGCCTATTCATGGGAGGGCTTTCCAAGCCTCGCCCTCAAGTTTTGGGGCGCGATGTAGCTGGAGTGATCGAGGCGATCGGTTCAGGAGTCGAGGGATTCGAAGTAGGAGATGAGGTGTTTGGTGAAATTGAATTCAATCACGGGGGCAGCTATGCAGAATACATCACCACTCCTGCGGATTCGGTATTGCTCAAGCCAGCTAATCTCACCTTTGGGGAGGCGGCAGCCATGCCCCTGGCGGGAATCACGGCGATTCAGACCTTGCGCAACCACGGGCAATTGGCTCCCGGACAAAGCGTGCTGATCAACGGTGCTGCAGGAGGGGTGGGGACCTTTTTGATCCAAATCGCCAAATCAATCGGAGCTGAAGTGACCGCGGTCTGTAGCGAACGAAATCATGCACAAGCCATCGAATTGGGGGCGGACCATGTGATCGATTATCGCAAGGAAAACTTCACGGAACTTGACAAAAGCTACGACCTAATCGTCGCGGTGAATGGCTATCATCCGATCGGGGCGTACAAGCGTTCTTTGAATCCGGGGGGACGCTATGTGTTGGTCGGCGGAACGAATGCACAGCTTTTTCAGGGCATGCTGTTGGGGCCATTTGTGTTTATGGGAAGCGGAAAAACGATGGAGATCTGCAATGCCAAGGCCAATGTCACCGATCTACAATCGCTCAAGGACCTGGCTGAATCCGGACAGATTGTGCCTGTCATCGATCGGACCTATGCGTTGGTAGACATTCAGGAGGGACTGGAGTATTTGGAAACGGGGCACGCCCGAGGCAAAATCGTCATCGAAATGGGCTGA
- a CDS encoding PLDc N-terminal domain-containing protein, with the protein MEAILGLGIAGFFLIFLFTIFLMVIPIIAFFQALFSEKVIEEKIIWCLVIWFLPLIGAIAWWVGGKRG; encoded by the coding sequence ATGGAAGCCATATTGGGACTAGGTATCGCAGGTTTTTTCCTGATCTTCTTGTTTACCATCTTCTTGATGGTCATTCCGATCATCGCTTTTTTTCAGGCGCTTTTCAGTGAAAAGGTCATTGAGGAAAAGATCATTTGGTGTCTAGTCATCTGGTTTTTGCCATTGATCGGCGCCATTGCATGGTGGGTTGGCGGCAAGCGCGGATAA
- a CDS encoding GIY-YIG nuclease family protein, with product MEHNAYVYIMTNGNHTTFYIGVTTDLPQRIRQHREGTGSIFVQKYKLVKLVYFEGFDRIIDAIAHEKRMKRWRRAWKESLIDKKNPNWEDLFEGLWYI from the coding sequence TTGGAACACAACGCATACGTCTATATAATGACGAACGGTAATCATACCACCTTTTACATTGGAGTTACAACTGACCTTCCTCAAAGAATCCGCCAACACCGTGAAGGCACAGGCTCCATATTTGTTCAAAAATATAAGCTTGTGAAGTTGGTTTACTTCGAGGGATTTGACCGAATAATTGATGCCATTGCCCATGAAAAAAGGATGAAGCGATGGAGGAGGGCCTGGAAGGAAAGTTTAATTGATAAGAAGAACCCAAACTGGGAAGATCTTTTTGAGGGTCTATGGTATATATAA
- a CDS encoding HipA family kinase: MAIPEIRTVEVTRYVTPLREGGSLPAIVDADDDLPYVLKFRGAGQGKKALIAELIGGELARAIGMKVPELVFMNLDDSFAKTEPDEEIQDLLKFSVGLNLGLHYLSGAITYDPIVSVADEMEASKTVLLDTWITNVDRTFRNTNMLNWNRELWLIDHGASLYFHHAWTNWQANAEKLFPRIKDHVLLNRATQLDAALEEIQSKITRQTLEDIVAAIPEDWLWEDFDPVTPEERRNVYVEFLDIRRRKLDLLAKEAEDARQASI, from the coding sequence ATGGCTATACCAGAAATTCGCACAGTCGAGGTGACTCGATACGTAACCCCACTCCGGGAAGGCGGTTCGCTCCCGGCGATCGTGGATGCCGACGACGACCTTCCCTACGTCCTAAAATTTCGCGGCGCCGGACAGGGTAAGAAGGCCCTGATCGCCGAGTTGATCGGTGGGGAATTGGCCCGGGCCATCGGGATGAAAGTACCCGAACTAGTCTTCATGAATCTCGATGATTCATTTGCCAAGACCGAGCCGGACGAGGAGATTCAGGATCTGCTCAAATTCAGTGTCGGCCTCAATCTGGGGCTTCACTATTTGTCCGGGGCGATCACCTATGATCCGATCGTGTCTGTCGCAGACGAGATGGAGGCTTCCAAAACCGTCTTGTTGGATACGTGGATCACCAATGTGGACCGGACCTTCCGCAACACCAATATGCTCAATTGGAATCGGGAGCTATGGCTCATCGACCACGGGGCCAGCCTGTATTTCCACCATGCATGGACCAATTGGCAAGCCAATGCGGAGAAGCTTTTCCCCCGCATCAAGGATCATGTCCTGCTCAACCGCGCCACCCAACTGGATGCCGCACTGGAAGAGATTCAGTCCAAGATCACCAGACAGACGTTGGAAGACATTGTCGCAGCGATCCCCGAAGATTGGCTTTGGGAAGATTTCGACCCCGTCACCCCAGAAGAGCGCAGAAATGTATATGTCGAATTTTTAGATATTCGGCGGAGGAAACTAGATTTACTGGCCAAAGAAGCGGAAGATGCAAGACAAGCAAGTATATGA
- a CDS encoding cupin domain-containing protein produces the protein MSQAARSQPFKIIGEGQGHQWTVLGDHQTIKLTGADTQGRFTLIEQFMEPGTAIPMHVHDFEDEVFQILEGELSCSIGDQLFMLGPGDTVFAPRRVPHGFQVVGDQPARTSLMVFPAGIEDMFELLSQLPAGRPDFNKVMDICGKFGVRFLPPE, from the coding sequence ATGAGTCAAGCAGCTCGATCCCAACCCTTCAAAATCATCGGTGAGGGCCAAGGACATCAATGGACAGTCCTCGGAGATCATCAGACCATCAAGCTGACAGGTGCCGACACCCAAGGCCGATTCACCTTGATCGAACAATTTATGGAGCCGGGAACTGCCATTCCAATGCATGTGCACGACTTCGAAGACGAGGTTTTCCAGATTCTTGAGGGCGAGCTTTCGTGCTCGATCGGCGACCAATTGTTTATGCTGGGGCCCGGAGATACGGTTTTTGCACCGAGAAGGGTACCGCATGGCTTTCAGGTGGTGGGAGATCAACCCGCGCGGACAAGCCTAATGGTTTTTCCGGCGGGAATAGAGGATATGTTTGAACTATTGAGTCAGCTACCGGCAGGGAGGCCTGATTTCAACAAGGTGATGGATATTTGCGGCAAGTTTGGGGTGCGTTTCCTGCCTCCGGAGTGA
- a CDS encoding DUF3037 domain-containing protein, with translation MQDKQVYEYSVVRVVPKVEREEFVNVGVLLYCKRHKFLQMKYQIDQERLRAFSPDLDLDELAQYLHAWDLICQGDPQGGHIAMLTPPERFRWLSATKSTILQSSKVHPGICDAPEMTIGKLFEEYVL, from the coding sequence ATGCAAGACAAGCAAGTATATGAATATTCGGTCGTGCGGGTAGTCCCCAAGGTCGAGCGCGAGGAATTCGTGAATGTGGGGGTGTTGCTGTATTGCAAGCGTCACAAGTTTCTACAGATGAAATACCAGATCGACCAGGAGCGCCTACGAGCGTTCTCTCCCGATCTCGATCTCGACGAACTTGCTCAGTATCTCCATGCCTGGGACCTCATCTGTCAAGGAGATCCACAGGGCGGCCATATCGCCATGCTGACACCTCCCGAGCGATTCCGCTGGCTGAGTGCCACAAAAAGTACCATCCTGCAAAGCTCCAAAGTGCATCCGGGCATCTGCGACGCCCCCGAAATGACTATCGGGAAGCTGTTTGAGGAGTATGTGTTGTAG
- a CDS encoding glucan 1,4-alpha-maltotetraohydrolase domain-containing protein, whose protein sequence is MTLPKLLLVTLLACVSSCLFAQNSDVMIQGFNWESHSNTAGWWNVINSKATDLSASGIDVVWFPPSSDAAAPQGYLPRELYNLDSEYGTQAELQGAINALHGQGIKVLADIVINHRVGSTNWADFQNPTWGCWAVVANDEWGDAPGQGDCGGGVNGNPCGNWDTGTQYCAARDIDHTNATVRADLKAWMNWLKNTIGYDGWRYDFVHGFGAQYLEEYNNATSPYISVGENWNPDRQVIQNWIDATNQSSTAFDFSLKGTLQSAVQNNFSILNDNGNVPGLIAWSPTKSVTFLDNHDTGSTQGYWPFPGDKVMLGYAYILTHPGIPMVFWDHFYDWGLHDPIKELIQIRKNQGLTATSSVNIEASNWDVYAATIDNKVAMKIGPGSWSPTGNDWTLAASGTDYAVWTKGTVVVQPGDGMNVHLKTTWANPTVYFWQTTPTGPTTTWPGEPMVDNDGDGWYDFYISDADCANLIFSNNGASQTADLNLCGDGWYDNGWVPAPTGDNTAPVVSVTPGSSTFTGSITVDISATDNQDSSPTIYYTTDGSTPTTSSASATSSAQLVFSATATLQVFAEDGSGNASSVEAYTYTLSTGTSGDLRIHYRNSSNPNPYIYYWGTVPNGDASAAWPGDAMTAEGNGWYYFDIPNSTCADLIFSNNGGSQTNDLYRCGEGWYDGGVWYNSEPVTPVTYTMDGNLDATAASVATAGGANLYLGYNGTDLYMATQSANSEGGDVFIFVSDNPGSLTAAPWAKTGSVASTSIRLNNEQSNNWAGWTGAPTGSGVNAGNVLEGTLDVGAAFPGATTVYVAVGRYGTNNAGSLDNQIPAGDSDGDIESAEFYAFNLTSNRKAQVIETFSAPEIQAFPNPFSETLTFEITTYRDTDAQWALYNLMGQQVAIIHQGELVEGSHTFKISTANLPAGVYLYQMHDGQQRFTGKVVKR, encoded by the coding sequence ATGACGCTACCTAAACTCCTTCTGGTGACGCTCCTCGCTTGCGTGAGCAGTTGCCTCTTCGCCCAGAATTCCGACGTGATGATCCAGGGATTCAACTGGGAATCTCACTCCAACACCGCTGGCTGGTGGAATGTAATCAATTCCAAAGCCACCGACCTCTCCGCCTCGGGAATCGATGTGGTGTGGTTTCCGCCTTCTTCGGATGCCGCTGCTCCACAAGGATATCTCCCACGCGAATTGTACAACCTCGATAGCGAATACGGTACCCAGGCCGAACTCCAAGGAGCCATCAATGCGCTCCACGGACAAGGGATCAAGGTCTTGGCCGATATCGTCATCAACCACCGGGTAGGTTCGACCAACTGGGCCGATTTCCAGAATCCTACTTGGGGATGCTGGGCGGTGGTTGCCAATGATGAATGGGGAGATGCCCCCGGTCAAGGTGACTGTGGCGGGGGAGTCAATGGTAACCCGTGTGGAAACTGGGATACCGGAACTCAGTACTGTGCAGCCCGCGACATCGACCACACCAATGCCACAGTTCGTGCGGACCTCAAGGCTTGGATGAATTGGTTGAAAAACACCATTGGCTACGATGGATGGCGCTACGACTTCGTGCATGGATTTGGCGCTCAGTATCTCGAAGAGTATAACAACGCAACTTCCCCGTACATTTCTGTTGGGGAAAACTGGAATCCCGATCGCCAAGTCATCCAGAACTGGATTGACGCCACCAACCAAAGCTCTACGGCCTTTGACTTTTCTCTAAAGGGAACCCTCCAGTCCGCCGTTCAAAACAACTTCTCCATCCTCAACGACAATGGCAACGTCCCCGGATTGATCGCATGGTCTCCGACCAAGTCTGTAACTTTCCTCGACAACCACGACACTGGTTCCACGCAAGGCTACTGGCCATTTCCCGGCGACAAGGTGATGTTGGGCTATGCCTATATCCTCACACACCCTGGGATCCCGATGGTATTCTGGGATCATTTCTACGACTGGGGGTTGCATGATCCGATCAAGGAATTGATCCAGATCCGCAAGAATCAAGGCTTGACCGCTACGAGTTCAGTGAATATCGAAGCTTCCAACTGGGACGTTTACGCGGCTACTATCGACAACAAGGTCGCCATGAAGATTGGCCCCGGATCTTGGTCCCCGACTGGAAATGACTGGACGCTCGCCGCTTCTGGGACAGATTATGCGGTGTGGACCAAAGGAACAGTGGTCGTTCAGCCAGGCGATGGCATGAATGTGCACCTCAAAACCACTTGGGCCAATCCTACTGTTTACTTCTGGCAGACAACACCAACTGGACCAACTACCACTTGGCCGGGCGAACCCATGGTCGATAATGATGGCGATGGATGGTACGATTTCTACATTTCCGATGCAGACTGCGCCAATTTGATCTTCTCTAACAATGGGGCTTCCCAAACAGCCGATCTGAACCTATGCGGAGATGGCTGGTACGACAATGGATGGGTTCCTGCTCCGACGGGAGACAATACCGCCCCGGTAGTTTCCGTCACTCCGGGTTCCAGCACCTTCACGGGAAGCATCACAGTGGACATTTCCGCCACGGACAATCAGGATAGCAGTCCGACTATTTACTACACGACGGATGGTTCCACGCCCACGACCTCCTCTGCTTCGGCGACCTCTTCTGCACAGTTGGTCTTTTCTGCTACCGCCACTTTGCAGGTATTCGCAGAAGACGGTTCAGGAAATGCTTCCAGTGTAGAGGCCTATACTTATACATTGAGTACAGGGACTTCTGGAGACCTTCGCATCCACTATCGCAATTCCAGCAACCCGAATCCATATATCTACTATTGGGGAACCGTGCCAAATGGAGATGCCAGTGCAGCTTGGCCTGGCGATGCTATGACAGCCGAGGGAAATGGGTGGTACTATTTCGATATCCCGAATTCCACCTGTGCCGATTTGATCTTCAGCAATAATGGAGGCTCCCAAACCAATGATCTCTATCGCTGCGGAGAGGGCTGGTATGATGGTGGCGTTTGGTACAATTCCGAGCCAGTTACCCCCGTCACCTACACCATGGATGGGAATCTCGATGCAACCGCGGCCTCCGTGGCAACTGCTGGAGGTGCCAACCTTTACTTGGGATACAATGGGACAGATCTGTATATGGCCACTCAATCAGCCAACAGTGAAGGCGGTGATGTATTCATCTTCGTTTCCGACAATCCGGGAAGTTTGACTGCTGCGCCTTGGGCCAAAACTGGATCTGTTGCATCTACCTCCATCCGCCTCAACAATGAGCAGTCCAACAACTGGGCAGGATGGACTGGTGCGCCCACAGGTTCTGGAGTCAACGCAGGAAATGTCTTGGAAGGTACCTTGGATGTGGGCGCTGCGTTCCCAGGAGCGACTACGGTTTACGTTGCAGTAGGGCGATACGGGACCAATAATGCCGGGTCTCTTGACAATCAAATTCCAGCCGGGGATTCCGATGGGGATATCGAATCCGCAGAGTTCTATGCATTCAACCTGACTAGCAATCGAAAAGCGCAGGTGATCGAGACATTCAGTGCTCCTGAGATTCAGGCATTCCCCAACCCATTCTCGGAGACCTTGACCTTCGAAATCACCACGTATCGCGATACAGATGCCCAATGGGCCTTGTACAATCTCATGGGACAACAAGTAGCGATCATCCACCAAGGGGAACTCGTCGAAGGC
- a CDS encoding TspO/MBR family protein, with translation MLVRFLLFLVLNFAALGIGGFFTGQGVPSDWYQSLDKAPWTPPGWVFGAAWTTVMLTFSAYMAVAWDRFESRNLILGLYLLQWVLNVAWNPVFFQMHWVGIGLVVITALALLVWYLLLAHAEEMGLHRFWVLPYVMWLTIATSLNAYIWMNN, from the coding sequence ATGCTCGTCAGATTTCTCTTATTCTTGGTACTCAACTTTGCCGCATTGGGCATCGGAGGATTTTTCACCGGACAGGGAGTCCCTTCTGATTGGTACCAATCCCTCGACAAAGCGCCTTGGACACCCCCAGGCTGGGTGTTTGGAGCAGCCTGGACCACAGTCATGCTCACCTTCTCCGCCTACATGGCAGTAGCGTGGGATCGCTTCGAATCGCGCAACCTCATCTTGGGTTTGTACCTCCTCCAGTGGGTCCTCAATGTGGCTTGGAACCCCGTGTTTTTCCAGATGCACTGGGTGGGAATTGGATTGGTCGTGATCACGGCATTGGCACTGCTGGTCTGGTACCTCCTGCTTGCACATGCGGAGGAGATGGGACTTCACCGATTCTGGGTGCTGCCCTATGTGATGTGGCTCACGATTGCCACGTCATTGAACGCCTATATCTGGATGAATAATTGA